Proteins encoded in a region of the Stieleria neptunia genome:
- a CDS encoding M56 family metallopeptidase translates to MIVMALCPVFTWWTVSYAANFPSDDSSIARGINLWMGALLPSLPIMWIIGVLLFSARPIAGYWGQLRMMRKPCLDAPELLTTSFRRTALRFGIRETVQLRVVSENIGPMALGWFRPVIVVPISLVTSMPPHEIDALLAHELAHVKRHDCWFNAFQVLIETAFFYHPAVWWVSRQVRVTREHCCDDMAAPDRQAKLMLGRALMTLEQNRGLQFSLSLAANEGDLLRRIRRLSSRKALDPTRPLLSLASCMVLVSTMALITMILVPNEHLAQREDTFSPQMAQSTSGETHSDQSEVAHHETQTSQAPKKELERVHEVDSTAAIEPAPTGEQTQFESWDLTLSECVAIAVSHSAKTTTSSEDSAISSVQESAEVIADAPPSQSGEAVQRAERVGSAAALLAEYERISRHASTNTERIAAVHPTVQGQQLPGLGPSQVNRRPIIVAPLENDESLDHFEIKIHNLVRDVEVAYWDLHVAYRVARAQSIARDDIQKTAEFTKLNLDAGTGTIQELSQAVGQYWNAQRRLTSSLNGSTLPGDDRLGVYGRESKLRALLGLASVDGRLIHPTDEPSDAQVQFDLNESVNMMLKASPERRDQNARNELQKAALAWAKKRISQEVNTAVEERLVLSQLSEALANSTKQHQLVQTYEQQAQASETEVAVRFTEFQAGRSPVNTVLQSLERRTDSQVAYFRAKAEYRKATNYVAYLSGTLLANNNIQLNARLE, encoded by the coding sequence ATGATCGTGATGGCGTTGTGCCCCGTTTTTACCTGGTGGACTGTTTCATACGCGGCAAACTTTCCAAGCGATGACTCATCCATCGCAAGAGGAATCAACCTCTGGATGGGAGCATTGCTCCCGTCCCTTCCCATCATGTGGATCATCGGAGTGCTCCTCTTTTCGGCCCGTCCGATTGCGGGTTATTGGGGACAACTGCGTATGATGCGAAAGCCATGCCTGGACGCGCCAGAGTTGCTTACCACGAGTTTTCGGCGTACCGCCTTGCGGTTCGGCATTCGAGAAACCGTCCAATTGAGGGTCGTTTCCGAGAACATCGGCCCCATGGCGCTCGGATGGTTTCGCCCAGTCATCGTCGTACCAATTTCGTTGGTGACAAGCATGCCTCCGCATGAAATCGATGCACTGCTCGCTCACGAACTCGCTCACGTAAAACGCCATGACTGTTGGTTCAACGCGTTTCAGGTCTTGATCGAAACCGCTTTCTTCTACCACCCGGCGGTTTGGTGGGTGTCACGACAAGTTCGGGTCACACGTGAACATTGCTGTGATGACATGGCCGCGCCGGACCGTCAAGCAAAGCTGATGCTCGGGAGGGCATTGATGACGCTTGAACAGAATCGTGGGTTGCAGTTTTCGCTATCCCTTGCTGCCAACGAGGGAGATTTGCTGCGACGGATTCGTCGACTCTCCTCCCGGAAGGCACTTGACCCGACTCGCCCCTTATTGAGCTTGGCGTCGTGCATGGTGCTCGTCAGCACGATGGCATTGATCACGATGATCCTCGTGCCAAATGAACATCTTGCTCAAAGGGAGGATACCTTCAGCCCACAGATGGCCCAATCGACGAGCGGAGAGACCCATTCAGATCAATCAGAAGTCGCACATCATGAAACGCAGACTTCCCAGGCCCCAAAAAAGGAACTGGAGAGAGTCCATGAGGTCGATTCCACTGCCGCAATCGAACCGGCACCGACCGGCGAACAGACCCAATTCGAATCTTGGGATTTGACTCTCTCTGAATGTGTCGCAATCGCAGTGAGTCATTCGGCAAAAACCACCACCTCCAGCGAAGACTCGGCAATCAGCAGCGTCCAAGAGTCTGCCGAAGTGATTGCCGACGCTCCGCCGTCTCAATCGGGCGAAGCCGTTCAGCGAGCGGAACGCGTGGGAAGTGCGGCAGCCCTGCTTGCGGAATATGAGCGAATCTCGCGTCATGCTTCCACGAATACGGAGCGAATCGCGGCAGTCCATCCGACGGTCCAAGGACAGCAGTTGCCGGGGCTGGGACCATCGCAGGTCAACCGACGCCCGATCATCGTGGCCCCGCTGGAAAACGACGAGAGCCTCGATCACTTCGAGATAAAGATTCACAACCTTGTCCGGGACGTTGAAGTGGCTTACTGGGACTTGCACGTTGCGTACCGCGTCGCAAGAGCGCAATCGATTGCACGTGACGACATTCAGAAGACAGCGGAGTTCACAAAACTGAATCTGGACGCAGGTACGGGAACGATCCAAGAGCTGTCGCAAGCCGTTGGACAATACTGGAATGCCCAACGAAGGCTGACTTCTTCGCTGAACGGCTCGACCCTGCCGGGCGACGATCGATTGGGTGTTTATGGAAGAGAAAGTAAGCTGCGCGCTCTATTGGGCCTTGCCTCCGTGGACGGCCGTCTCATTCATCCGACCGACGAACCTTCCGACGCACAAGTCCAATTCGATCTGAACGAGAGTGTCAACATGATGCTGAAGGCAAGCCCGGAACGTCGTGATCAGAACGCGCGCAATGAACTTCAAAAAGCCGCACTGGCCTGGGCAAAGAAGCGAATTTCGCAAGAGGTTAATACTGCGGTTGAGGAGCGTCTCGTGCTGTCGCAGTTGAGCGAGGCGCTGGCGAATTCGACCAAACAGCATCAGCTGGTTCAAACGTACGAGCAACAAGCTCAGGCGTCGGAGACCGAAGTTGCCGTCCGATTCACGGAATTTCAAGCCGGGCGCAGCCCCGTCAATACGGTGCTACAAAGTCTTGAGCGGCGCACGGATTCTCAGGTTGCATACTTCCGCGCGAAAGCAGAATACCGCAAAGCCACTAACTATGTGGCTTACCTCAGCGGAACGCTGCTTGCAAACAACAACATCCAACTCAACGCAAGACTAGAATAA
- a CDS encoding DUF4347 domain-containing protein — MHASNRRRSRARNQGQWSLSALEQRLMLAADCAAAFSDPGGETAAAEVTPQQLTASHNAASQQTSQIVFIDSSVDQIDHLVGGLAKHHELVLLQPDRGGLEQITEVLATRRNVDSVHLLAHGQSGALQMGNQRVDSEMIRNYESEIRSWSRALTAHADLLIYGCETGAGVRGLNLVQQLAEWTGADVAASTDKTGSASADADWDLERHVGTIEAGLAFDSATRQSYQAFLPITIQAAGARGEEQMLVQIDQTTVATFDNVDRSLQSYTVDVDGIDADQVRVVFTNDLYDPANGIDRNLRVDKIIIDGVTYETEAPEVFSTGTWKPVEGIVPGYRLSETLHSNGYFQYAGSTVDPGGDPSLLVINEIHYNPGPDGAVDSDAEFLELYNSGDQSVDLGGLSFTGFNLTFSSGTTLGPGAYAIVSPSIAIAEATWGVTPIAEFASGGLSGGGELIQLLGADGVTVIDEVSYLDESPWSALPDGNGPSLELRDWALDNSVAENWGVSIGAPTPAAENSIFGEPAVDPITDIVVSPGIVLPNQDFSINATIADATEATLVYKVMFGAEQSLAMTNTGGNTWDATIPGAEAGTLIRYRIESDVAVAPFNDTINYFGIVVSPTDITGNTLPLFQFFVDESEFTELTTTELALTNTTIGAVVYYNGEVIDNATVRVRGGDYSREFFPKKSLKFELPKGHTIDIGAEGSYPIDEFGINADFGDWSVVTPDISWDVFNAETESFTSSFFVRAEMNGDFHGVFRFQELYDGAWRTGNGISDADEFFKAEQGGFGSSPKFDKKSPDDGDLTSLAQLNSVLTAPPSPAKTAYLYDNVDVPNVINHMAISTLMRHDDQSSQNFYMLLDQETGLWSIVEWDVDRTWTPDGLGPFTTPEPIEHELLDSIFEIPEFQDMYWRRMQTLVDTYLSDDRLLTRFDQLVDGIGATNSALEFAKWNRNDIYANPYWANQFEAAIETRRADFANEIRMPGSASGSNDIVINELHYNPLDGDPEFIELYNNSATESVDLSGWTIDGVGLQIAYGTVILPGEYVIFTDDFSSFRSLYPGDLFVSGQYSGGLSGGGELITLSDAAGNLIDSVEYDDVAPWPTEPDGNGFTLALIDPALDNSVAANWSPSNQINGTPGLPNNAQNVSTLVKIYAAGSLGDEIVTLQVAGQQVAIFDLSNFGGEAGDLLDRNFTELRWVTDTTVDPADVRISFINDRYDPANGIDSNVAIDRIEISGTVYETEAPTVYSTGTYVNGVGISPGFRLSEILHTNGYFQFNA, encoded by the coding sequence ATGCACGCATCAAACCGACGGCGTTCACGTGCACGCAATCAGGGACAATGGAGCCTCTCTGCCCTGGAGCAGCGGCTGATGCTGGCCGCCGATTGCGCTGCTGCGTTCAGCGATCCTGGCGGCGAAACCGCTGCCGCCGAAGTCACACCGCAACAGCTGACCGCCTCGCACAACGCTGCCTCCCAACAGACTTCCCAGATCGTCTTCATCGACTCCTCCGTCGATCAGATCGATCACCTGGTGGGTGGACTGGCGAAACATCACGAACTCGTCTTGCTTCAACCCGATCGCGGTGGCCTGGAACAAATCACCGAAGTCTTGGCAACGCGCCGCAACGTCGACAGCGTTCATCTTCTCGCACACGGTCAATCCGGAGCGTTGCAGATGGGGAACCAGCGCGTCGACTCGGAGATGATCCGGAATTATGAATCCGAGATTCGAAGCTGGAGCCGCGCCTTGACCGCCCATGCCGACCTTTTGATCTATGGCTGCGAGACCGGCGCCGGGGTGCGCGGTCTGAATCTCGTTCAACAACTCGCCGAATGGACCGGTGCGGATGTTGCCGCCTCGACAGACAAGACGGGATCCGCGTCGGCCGATGCGGACTGGGATCTGGAACGGCACGTGGGCACGATCGAAGCCGGCTTGGCGTTCGACTCGGCGACCCGCCAAAGCTACCAAGCATTCTTGCCGATCACGATCCAGGCCGCCGGCGCACGGGGCGAAGAACAGATGCTGGTCCAGATCGACCAAACCACCGTAGCGACCTTCGACAACGTCGACAGGTCCTTGCAATCTTATACCGTCGATGTCGACGGCATCGATGCCGATCAAGTCCGCGTCGTCTTTACCAATGATCTGTATGACCCCGCCAACGGAATCGATCGCAACCTCCGCGTCGACAAGATCATCATCGATGGCGTGACCTACGAGACCGAAGCCCCCGAAGTGTTCTCGACGGGAACGTGGAAGCCGGTCGAAGGCATTGTGCCCGGTTATCGCCTCTCCGAAACGCTTCACTCCAACGGGTATTTTCAATACGCCGGGTCGACCGTTGATCCAGGCGGCGATCCGAGTCTGTTGGTGATCAACGAGATTCATTACAACCCCGGGCCGGACGGAGCGGTTGATTCCGACGCCGAGTTCTTGGAACTGTACAACTCCGGTGACCAGTCCGTCGACTTGGGCGGTCTGTCGTTTACCGGCTTTAATTTGACGTTCAGCTCCGGGACGACCCTGGGTCCCGGCGCGTATGCGATCGTGTCACCTTCGATTGCGATCGCCGAAGCGACCTGGGGCGTGACGCCGATCGCCGAATTCGCTTCCGGCGGCCTGTCCGGTGGCGGCGAATTGATCCAGCTGTTGGGCGCCGACGGAGTCACGGTGATCGATGAAGTCAGTTACTTGGACGAATCGCCCTGGTCCGCGCTGCCCGACGGTAACGGTCCGTCACTGGAATTGCGTGATTGGGCGTTGGACAATTCAGTCGCGGAAAACTGGGGCGTCTCCATCGGCGCCCCGACGCCGGCTGCGGAAAACTCGATCTTCGGCGAACCCGCAGTGGATCCGATCACCGACATCGTCGTCTCACCCGGCATCGTCCTGCCCAACCAAGATTTCTCGATCAACGCCACGATCGCAGACGCGACCGAAGCGACGCTGGTCTACAAAGTCATGTTCGGCGCCGAGCAATCCCTGGCGATGACCAACACCGGCGGCAACACCTGGGACGCGACGATTCCTGGCGCCGAAGCAGGCACGTTGATTCGATATCGAATCGAATCCGATGTAGCCGTCGCGCCCTTCAATGACACCATCAACTACTTTGGGATCGTCGTCTCGCCGACCGACATCACGGGCAACACGTTGCCGCTGTTTCAGTTTTTCGTGGACGAGTCGGAATTCACCGAGCTGACGACCACCGAACTTGCGCTGACCAACACGACCATCGGCGCAGTCGTCTACTACAACGGCGAAGTGATCGACAATGCAACGGTCCGCGTTCGCGGCGGCGATTATTCACGTGAGTTTTTCCCCAAGAAGAGCTTGAAGTTTGAATTGCCCAAGGGACACACGATCGACATCGGCGCCGAAGGCAGTTATCCGATCGATGAATTCGGCATCAACGCCGACTTCGGCGACTGGTCGGTGGTGACCCCCGATATCTCTTGGGATGTCTTCAACGCCGAAACCGAGTCCTTCACCAGCTCCTTCTTTGTCCGAGCGGAAATGAACGGCGATTTCCACGGCGTGTTCCGGTTCCAAGAGCTGTACGACGGGGCATGGCGAACGGGCAACGGAATCAGCGACGCGGACGAATTTTTCAAGGCCGAACAAGGCGGCTTCGGTTCCTCCCCGAAATTCGACAAAAAATCACCTGACGATGGCGACCTGACTTCGCTGGCCCAACTCAACAGTGTGCTGACCGCGCCGCCATCGCCAGCCAAAACCGCGTATCTGTACGACAACGTCGATGTCCCGAACGTCATCAACCACATGGCGATTTCGACGCTCATGCGCCACGATGACCAAAGCAGCCAAAACTTCTACATGCTGTTGGATCAGGAGACGGGCCTGTGGTCGATCGTCGAATGGGACGTCGACCGCACGTGGACCCCTGACGGTCTCGGCCCGTTTACCACGCCCGAACCGATCGAACATGAATTGCTCGATTCCATCTTCGAAATCCCCGAGTTCCAGGACATGTATTGGCGTCGCATGCAAACCCTGGTCGACACCTACCTCAGTGACGACCGACTGCTCACGCGGTTCGATCAATTGGTCGATGGGATCGGCGCCACCAACTCGGCACTTGAATTTGCCAAATGGAATCGCAACGACATCTATGCCAACCCCTACTGGGCCAACCAATTTGAAGCCGCGATCGAGACCCGTCGTGCCGATTTTGCAAACGAAATCCGGATGCCGGGTTCGGCCAGCGGAAGTAACGACATCGTGATCAACGAATTGCATTACAACCCGTTGGACGGCGACCCCGAGTTCATCGAACTCTATAACAACTCCGCCACCGAGTCCGTCGATTTGTCGGGCTGGACGATCGATGGTGTCGGCTTGCAAATCGCCTACGGTACCGTGATCCTTCCCGGAGAATACGTCATCTTTACCGATGACTTCTCGAGTTTCCGTTCGCTCTATCCCGGCGATCTTTTTGTCAGCGGACAATACTCCGGCGGACTCAGTGGCGGTGGCGAATTGATCACGCTTTCCGACGCCGCCGGAAACCTGATCGACTCCGTCGAATACGACGATGTCGCGCCATGGCCGACCGAACCCGACGGCAACGGGTTCACGCTGGCGTTGATCGACCCGGCACTGGACAACAGCGTCGCGGCGAACTGGTCGCCCAGCAACCAAATCAACGGCACGCCGGGGCTGCCCAACAACGCGCAGAACGTCTCCACGCTGGTGAAAATTTACGCAGCGGGATCACTGGGCGACGAGATCGTGACCTTGCAGGTCGCCGGCCAACAGGTCGCGATCTTTGACCTCTCGAACTTCGGCGGCGAAGCAGGAGACCTGCTCGATCGAAACTTCACCGAGTTGCGCTGGGTCACCGATACGACCGTGGATCCGGCGGACGTTCGGATCAGCTTCATCAACGACCGTTACGATCCGGCCAACGGAATTGATTCCAATGTCGCGATCGATCGCATCGAGATTTCGGGAACGGTCTATGAGACCGAAGCGCCGACGGTTTATTCGACGGGAACCTACGTCAATGGCGTCGGCATTTCCCCCGGCTTCCGCCTGAGCGAGATCCTGCACACCAACGGCTACTTCCAATTCAACGCCTAA
- the xrtE gene encoding exosortase E/protease, VPEID-CTERM system, with protein sequence MTSLSDSDRPVDVAGSEWGHNASVASILKWCGLPVILLAELLFLTIRFDTASLSQASEWAASFGDHISILPQLVAVMLVATLVFGGRQVSEELSRLCHSDGRHRRWPVWLAAQMLLYLLFYWVTIQVFEINRGVSLAWIAGWAALGTACGLAWLAALVHPSNWQRLAARLAGYVLVGAVIGVLAWAAGQYATQYWGVLAGLTFDCVGFALRCMGLEASRDIASFTLGTSEFQVRIAPSCSGYEGMGLAVVFVSGYLWWCRSDHFFPRSLLLLPIAVGLMFAANCVRIVFLILLGHFGWPEIAVGGFHSQAGWLAFNFVVLAIVATARVSPFFSRVPMRSVETPRSRSLPFLGPFVLLMLTVMLTGVVQTGFDWLYPMRFLAIGAAILWFAKQYPPRVWQRSGNWFGPICGVLVYFVWLALASPERFSSDVAFYTEARAQAPAWFAAWCLFRVLGSVITVPLAEEFAFRGYLIPWFSSRKEFEPGTSQWSWNAILISSIAFGALHPGRWIEATIAGGIYSFAFCRRGHLMDAVLAHATTNALIAGQAILFRHWGLWA encoded by the coding sequence ATGACATCACTTTCGGATTCCGACCGACCTGTCGATGTAGCGGGTTCGGAGTGGGGCCACAACGCGTCTGTTGCGTCGATTCTGAAGTGGTGTGGGCTGCCCGTCATTCTGCTAGCGGAGTTGTTATTTCTAACCATTCGCTTTGACACCGCGAGCCTCTCTCAGGCGAGCGAATGGGCAGCGTCGTTCGGCGATCACATTTCGATTCTTCCGCAGTTAGTGGCGGTAATGTTGGTCGCGACACTTGTCTTTGGCGGTCGGCAAGTCTCAGAGGAACTGAGCAGACTGTGTCATTCCGACGGTAGGCACCGTCGCTGGCCTGTTTGGTTGGCAGCGCAGATGCTGCTGTACTTGTTGTTTTATTGGGTGACGATTCAAGTCTTTGAGATCAACCGCGGGGTGTCGCTCGCGTGGATCGCCGGTTGGGCCGCTCTGGGCACTGCCTGCGGATTGGCGTGGCTCGCTGCTTTGGTCCATCCCTCCAACTGGCAACGATTGGCTGCCCGACTGGCAGGTTACGTCTTAGTGGGGGCGGTGATCGGGGTGTTGGCATGGGCTGCGGGGCAATATGCGACACAGTATTGGGGAGTATTAGCCGGCCTGACGTTTGATTGCGTCGGTTTTGCGCTGCGTTGCATGGGGCTGGAAGCGTCCAGAGATATCGCAAGCTTTACGCTGGGGACGTCCGAATTCCAGGTGCGAATCGCGCCTTCATGCTCCGGATACGAGGGAATGGGCTTAGCCGTCGTTTTCGTTTCAGGCTATCTGTGGTGGTGTCGGAGCGATCATTTTTTTCCTCGCTCGCTGCTCCTACTCCCCATTGCGGTCGGTCTCATGTTCGCGGCCAATTGCGTCCGAATCGTGTTCTTGATCTTGCTCGGTCATTTCGGCTGGCCCGAAATTGCCGTGGGTGGCTTTCATTCCCAGGCAGGATGGCTGGCATTCAACTTCGTGGTATTGGCAATCGTGGCGACGGCTCGTGTCAGTCCCTTTTTTAGCCGTGTCCCGATGCGGTCGGTCGAGACGCCCCGGTCCCGATCGTTGCCGTTTTTAGGACCATTCGTGTTGCTGATGCTGACGGTCATGTTAACCGGTGTGGTTCAAACCGGGTTTGACTGGCTGTATCCGATGAGGTTCTTGGCGATTGGTGCAGCGATCCTGTGGTTTGCAAAACAGTACCCTCCACGTGTGTGGCAGCGGAGTGGCAATTGGTTTGGTCCCATCTGCGGTGTGCTGGTGTATTTCGTTTGGCTCGCACTAGCGTCACCAGAGCGTTTTTCGTCGGATGTGGCGTTTTACACCGAAGCTCGAGCACAAGCTCCGGCATGGTTTGCCGCATGGTGTTTGTTTCGCGTGCTCGGCTCAGTCATCACTGTCCCGCTGGCCGAAGAATTCGCTTTTCGTGGGTACCTGATCCCGTGGTTTTCATCAAGGAAGGAATTTGAGCCGGGGACGAGCCAGTGGTCGTGGAATGCAATCTTGATTTCCTCCATCGCTTTTGGCGCGCTGCATCCAGGCCGATGGATCGAAGCAACGATTGCGGGCGGCATCTATTCGTTTGCGTTTTGCCGCCGTGGGCACCTGATGGACGCAGTGCTTGCCCACGCGACGACCAACGCATTGATTGCCGGACAAGCAATCCTATTTAGGCATTGGGGACTGTGGGCATGA
- a CDS encoding BlaI/MecI/CopY family transcriptional regulator, producing the protein MPRPANSTPTDVELQILRALWEYGPCGVGPIHECLHRVKGTNYSTTVKMLSVMLGKGLVKRDESKRPHIYRAVWTRERTGKSLLRDLAKKVYNGSVSSLVMQALSSSKASDEDIERIREILEEMENRDDG; encoded by the coding sequence ATGCCCCGCCCTGCCAATTCCACACCGACCGACGTGGAGCTACAGATTCTTCGTGCACTGTGGGAGTATGGCCCATGTGGTGTGGGGCCAATCCATGAGTGCCTGCACCGCGTGAAGGGGACCAATTATTCGACAACGGTGAAAATGCTTTCGGTGATGCTCGGTAAAGGTCTCGTCAAACGAGACGAAAGCAAACGACCGCATATCTACCGCGCCGTTTGGACGCGAGAACGAACCGGCAAGAGCCTGCTGAGAGATCTGGCAAAGAAGGTTTACAACGGATCGGTCTCGTCACTCGTTATGCAAGCACTCTCGTCCAGCAAGGCGAGTGACGAAGACATCGAACGAATCCGCGAAATACTCGAAGAGATGGAGAATCGAGATGATGGCTAA